From Methanosarcina lacustris Z-7289, one genomic window encodes:
- a CDS encoding MBL fold metallo-hydrolase, whose product MKLTVLVDNNTLIDRYFLAEPGLSFLLEDSDTRVLFDTGYSDIFLKNAWKMGLSLSDLDYLVLSHGHLDHTWGLEPLIRFFTEAGIERLPCRSPVLVAHPLAFESKKCEGIGEIGSLLTPKKLSEHFRLQLSSIPLWLSERLVFLGEIPRNFAFEAGAAVGYVQDNEGNKIPDLLPDDTALVYRAEAGLVIITGCSHSGICNIIEYAKEVCGDSRVLDIIGGFHLLEPSEERMHGTLEYLKKLDPACVHACHCTDLNSKIELSKVCRIKEVGVGLQIEYL is encoded by the coding sequence ATGAAACTCACGGTCCTTGTTGACAATAACACCCTTATTGACAGGTATTTCCTTGCCGAGCCTGGTTTGTCCTTCCTTCTGGAGGATTCGGACACCAGAGTCCTTTTTGATACCGGGTATTCGGATATCTTCCTCAAAAACGCCTGGAAAATGGGACTTTCACTTTCGGACCTCGATTACCTGGTCCTCTCCCACGGGCACCTGGACCACACCTGGGGGCTTGAACCCCTGATCCGTTTCTTCACGGAAGCAGGGATAGAAAGACTGCCCTGCAGGTCTCCAGTTCTCGTTGCCCATCCCCTCGCCTTCGAAAGCAAAAAATGTGAAGGAATAGGAGAAATCGGAAGCCTGCTCACTCCCAAAAAGCTTTCAGAACACTTCAGGTTGCAGCTCTCAAGCATTCCCCTCTGGCTGAGCGAGAGGCTCGTTTTCCTTGGGGAAATCCCCCGGAACTTCGCCTTTGAGGCAGGGGCAGCTGTCGGATACGTGCAGGACAACGAGGGAAACAAAATTCCCGACCTCCTTCCGGACGACACGGCCCTGGTGTACAGGGCAGAGGCAGGGCTCGTAATCATCACGGGCTGTTCCCATTCCGGGATCTGCAATATCATTGAATATGCAAAAGAAGTCTGCGGAGACAGCAGAGTCCTTGATATTATAGGTGGTTTTCATCTCCTGGAACCTTCAGAAGAACGGATGCACGGAACCCTCGAATACCTCAAAAAACTTGATCCTGCCTGCGTTCACGCCTGCCACTGTACGGATTTAAATTCAAAAATCGAGCTTTCAAAGGTCTGCAGGATTAAGGAAGTGGGAGTTGGGCTGCAGATTGAATATTTATAA
- the rnhB gene encoding ribonuclease HII, translating into MIIAGIDEAGKGPVIGPMCIGGVKIEDSKAHILKVLGVADSKKLTPKKREQLAVQIKKYADGFFVLEVGPSQIDELRKIMTMNEIMVVCFAKVVEQLKPDLVYVDAADVKAERFGENIRRQYAKTSPDHAKKIEIISMHQADATYPVVSAASIIAKVRRDELIEELKKEWNADFGSGYPSDPKTKSFLLKWGKEHDGKFPEIVRQSWKTVENIREELKKSE; encoded by the coding sequence ATGATTATCGCAGGAATTGATGAAGCCGGAAAAGGTCCGGTAATCGGGCCCATGTGCATAGGGGGCGTAAAAATAGAGGATTCAAAAGCCCATATCCTCAAGGTGCTGGGAGTTGCGGATTCCAAGAAGCTGACTCCAAAAAAAAGGGAGCAGCTTGCAGTCCAGATCAAAAAATACGCAGACGGCTTTTTTGTCCTTGAGGTAGGCCCCTCTCAGATCGACGAACTCCGGAAGATCATGACTATGAACGAGATTATGGTGGTCTGTTTTGCAAAAGTGGTTGAACAGCTGAAACCGGATCTCGTGTATGTCGATGCTGCTGACGTAAAAGCCGAGCGTTTTGGCGAAAATATCCGCAGGCAGTATGCAAAAACCAGTCCTGACCATGCAAAGAAAATAGAGATCATTTCCATGCACCAGGCAGATGCAACCTATCCTGTAGTTTCGGCAGCCTCGATCATTGCAAAAGTGCGCAGGGACGAGCTTATAGAGGAGCTCAAGAAAGAATGGAACGCTGATTTCGGAAGCGGATATCCCTCAGACCCGAAGACAAAAAGTTTCCTGTTGAAATGGGGAAAAGAACACGACGGAAAGTTCCCCGAGATCGTCAGGCAGTCCTGGAAGACTGTGGAAAACATAAGGGAAGAACTAAAAAAATCTGAATGA